GCCTCCCATGCAGTAGCCCACCACGCCCACGCGAGACCCCTTCACCTGGGACTGTGCGGAGAGGAAGTCGAGCTGCGCGGCGGCATCCGTCTTGACGCGCTCGGGCGTGAGCGCGGAGATGAGCCCGAAGATGCGCTTGCGGACCGCCTCGTCCGTGAACGAGCCCTCCGCCAGGCCAGGCAGCGGCGCGCGACCTTCCCGGTAGTAGACGTTGGGCAGCAGCACGACGTAGCCCGCCGCCGCCAGCCGGTTCGCCATGGCCTCGAACGCGGGACGGATGCCCATGGCGTCCGTGATCAGGAGCACCGCCGGCCACTGTCCCTCTCCGTCAGGGTGATACAGCCTGGCGTCCAGCGTTCCCTCTGGGGTCTTGATGTCGACAGCTTGCACGGCCACGCGCCACCTCCAGTTCGAGCCGGAGGTGTCTAACGCACCGGGACGCGCCTTCAACAGAATCCAGGGGAAAAGGGGATGCAGGAGGACACTCGGCCCATGTCATGGTCTGGACCCCGCCTCGCGCGGCTGCCCCGCCTCCCACGCGCTGGAGTCGAACATGACCGTCGAAGACTGCCTGCCCACGCACCTCCGAGGATCCACCACCACCCTCACCCGGATCGCCGCGGGGCTCTCGGGCGCCGCCGTCTACCGCGTCGAGGCCTCCGGCCAGTCCTTCGTGCTCAAGATCGCCGGCGAGGCCGAGAACGAGGCCGACTGGCGCGGCGCGCTCCACATCCAGCGGCTCGCCGCCGACGCGGGGCTCGCACCCCGCATCGTCCACGTCGATGAGGCGCGACGCGCGGTCCTGACCGCTTTCGTCGCCGATCGTTCGTTCAGTACCTTCTACAGGGACCCGCGCACCCACGAGGCCGCGCTCACCCAGCTTGGCCGCACCGTGCGCCGCATCCACGCGCTCCCCCTGCCCGCCGACGCGATCGCGCGCGATCCCCGCGACCTGCTCGCCCAGATCTGGGACGGCCTCCTGGCCGGCTTCGCCCTCCCGGGCTTCACGGTCGACGTGGTGCGGCTCGTGCTCGCCGAGGATCCATTGCTCCACGAACGCGTCCTGGTCCTCGGCCACAACGACCTCAACCCCACCAACCTCATCTACGACGGCGAGGAGATCCTGATCCTCGATTGGGCCGCCGCCGGGACGATGGACGCCTTCTACGATCTCGCGGTGCTCTCCGTCTTCCTGCGCATGGACGAGGGCACCAGCCTGCGCCTGCTGTCGGCCTACGAGGGCAAGGAGTTCGTCGAGCTGCCCAGGCGCTTCCTCTACACCCGCCGGCTGGCGGCGGCGCTCGCCGGAGCGTTCCAGCTCTACTTCGCCCGCCAGATGAAACACACGGGGGCCACCGGCACGGAGACGCTCGACTCCACGCCCTCGCTCGGCGAGTTCTATCAGCGGATGCAGGCCGGCGCGCTGAAGCTCGGCACGGCGGACGGCCACTGGGGGTTCGGCCTCGCCCTGCTCAAGGAAGGCCTCGCGCTGTGAACCCGCTCTCCCACCATAAAGCCTCCCAGGGCCGGTGGTGAGGTCTTCGCGCCGTCACGTAGGAGGCCACGGGAAGTCATTCCGAAGCCGGGGCCGGGTCGCGCTCTTTCGTTGAATTTCAAAATGAGCATCGCGTCGGGAGCGCACGACCCCACCCGGACAGGATGGAAAACGGCCGGGTGGTGGACCTCGTCCATTGGAAGAAGGCTCCATGAACATGCCAGACAAAAGATGTGCTCCTTGGAAAACCACCCTGTTTGGAAACGGTCTCGTAACCCTGGCCCTCTCACTTCAGCTCTTGGGATGCTCTACCAATGAAGCGACGCAGTCCTCCAGTGGAGGGGATGACGAGAACGTGAGCGTGGAGCAGGGTCTCTCGATTGGACCCATCAAGTTTGGACCCTCCCTCAGCGTGGGTTACGCGCATAACTGTGCCGTCAAAATAGACGGCACTCCCATTTGCTGGGGAGAAGATTATCAAGGACACACCCTACCGCCGGAAGGGTCGTTCATTCAGATCAGCACGGGTCAGATCCACTCGTGTGGGCTCAAGACCGATGGGACTCTCTCCTGCTGGGGATCCAATGACGACGGCCAGGCCACACCTCCGACGGGCACGTTCACCCAGCTCAGCTCGGGCTGGAATTCCAACTGCGGAGTGAAGGCGGATGGGAGCCTGGCCTGCTGGGGAGCCAATTGGGAGGGCCAGGCTTCGCCACCCGCCGGGACCTTCACCCAGGTCAGTACGAACGGGTGGACCAGCTGCGGAGTGAAGACGGATGGAACGCTGGCCTGTTGGGGAGCCAATTGGGAGGGCCAGGCTTCGCCTCCGACCGGCGTCTTCGCCCAGGTCAGCATGGGCATCAATTACGGCTGTGGCGTGAAGGCGGATGGATCGCTGGTCTGCTGGGGAGACGATTCGAAGGGCCAGGCTTCGCCTCCGGCGGGCACGTTCACGCAAGTCAGCACGGGCTACTCTCATACCTGTGGAGTGAAGACGGATGGGAGCCTGGCCTGCTGGGGAGACAACCTCTTTGGACAGGCCTCGCCCCCGAGCGGCTCCTTCACTCGGGTCAGTGCGGGCTGGGAGCGGACTTGCGGAGTGACGACCGACGGGATCATCGCCTGCTGGGGGAACTCCGGCCTGCACGGTATCTTCGACCCACCGAACCCCTTCATCCAGGTCAGCACCAGCTCCGGCTACACCTGTGGATTGAGGGTTGACGGAACCCTGACGTGCCGCGCCCCCTTCTCCACCTGGAACTTTCCCGAGGACCGCTTCACCCAGGCCGCCAGCGGCGGCAGCGTCTTCTGCGCGGTGAAGACCGATGGAACCCTCACCTGCCGGGGGAACAGCGACTACGGTCAGCACTTGCCTCCCGCGGGCACCTTTACCCAGGTCAGCATGGCTGAACACCACGCCTGTGGCGTGAAGACCGATGGGAACCTGTCCTGCTGGGGGATGAACAATTACGGCGAGGCGTTGCCTCCCCCAGGGACTTTCCTCCACGTCAGCACGGGACAATTCCATACCTGTGGGGTCAAGCTCGACGGGAGCATCACCTGCTGGGGAGCCTACCAGGCCTCTCCCCTGTGAGTGCAGCCGGGCAGACCCCCTCTCCCTCCATGGGGGACTCGTAGGCTATCTTCTCCGGTCCAACGGTGATGACGGAGGAGCTCCCAGGGGATGCGCAGCGCTGCGGCGAAACGGCACCAGCCGCCGGGACGTGACAGGAAGCCACGCAAGGAGGACAGCGGACTGAACCGCGAGGTGCGTGCCCAGTTGCTGCGGCTCGACCGCATCGACAGCGTCCTGCGTTCCCAATGGGTCGCGACCGGCTTCAAGGATCGCGCACTCGAGCGCAAGCTCGAGGCGCTGAACACCACGGCGATCGACTGGCTGCGCGAGGTGATCGCGCTCCACGGGTGGCCTGGGCGAAGCCTGGTGGGGCGTGCGGCGGCGGATGCCGCGAGCCGGCTCATCCAGCATGCCGACTGCTCCCTGGCCTTCCAACAACGGTGTCTGCGTCTGCTCAAGGAGGCCGCGGCGAGAGGTGAGGTTCCCCCGCGGCACGTGGCCTATCTCACCGACGTGCTGCGCATGCGGACAGGCAGAAAACAGCTCTTCGGGACGAAGTTCCGCAAGCAGAGGGGCAGGCTCGTCCCGTACCCCATCGAGAGGGAGTCCGAGGTCGACGAGCGACGCAAACAGATGGAACTCGAGCCTCTGCGCGCATACGCTCGCCGACTCGAGCGCACCTATCTGCCGTCGCCCACGAGGCAGCGATGAGAAGCGGACCCGATTGGGAGACGTTCGTGCGGTGCAACTGGGAGAAGGCCCCCGCCCTCCTCTCCCTTGGTCATCCCGTCGTCCCGCCGGCGCAAGCCTTCCGAAGCCTCGTCACGGCGAGCGAGCCGTTCCGGCACGGCACGCGCTTCAGGGCCCTGCCCGACGTGCGGTTCTTCGTCGAGAACGCCCAACTGCGCGCCCCTGGCAAGCTCCTCCCCGGAGCTCGGGAGCGGGATGTGGAGCGCTACATCCGCCGCGCCTCCGCCCTGCTGGGGCACAAGGCGTTCCAGCTCCTCGTCGAGCAGCCGCTCCTGCTCGACTTCTCCCTCTGGAATGACGTCCGGGACTTCGTCCGGGGCCTGCTGGAGCGCGTCGGTGTCCCCGTGCTCCCCATCGTCAGTGACTTGCTCGTGGGCAACTTCGCCCGCTCACCGCAGGGCGTCGCGAAGCGACTCCATCACTCGGTCTTCATCCTGGTCCTCCACGGTCGGATGCGGATCCGTGTCTGGAAGAAGCTCTGGGGCGATCCACCGAACGAGACCGTCGGCTTCGACCGGCACCTCTCCGAAGCGACGACGCTGGAGGCCCAGGCGGGAGACATCCTGTATGTGCCCTCGCGCTCCTTCCATCTCGAGGAGTGCAGGGAGCCGTGCATGGCCTTGCGGTTGTGGATTCCCGCTCGGGGCAGCCGCCCGACCCTTGTGGTCAAGGAGCTGCTCACGAAGCTCATGGACCACCGGCTCGCGCATGATCACACGGTTCCCTATCTCGAATACTCGGGACGCCGCCGGAAGGGGGCCCGCTCCCCGGTCGAGCCCCTGGAACGTGCGGCCCGTGCATTCGAGGAGGTGGCGCGGAGCCCGGATCTCCCGCAAGCGCTGCGCATCATCTGGGCCCGTCGCGTCAGCGCCTGTGGGCTAGAACCGGCTCCGCCTCCCCGGGAGCTCCAGCCCCTGGACGACTCCTCCCTCGTTCGAGGAGCGCCACGCGGTCACATCGTGCGGATGCTGGACAGCTCGGGGCAATGGATCTGGGCCGTCAACGGCCACGTGTTCCCCGGCTCGGGCAGCGCCGAGGCCGTCCAGGTGCTCGAGTCGCTGGAGTCTGGAGCCGCGCTGCGGGTGGGCGAACTCCGCCGGGTGGCGCGGCGAGGGGCCCGGCGTACGGAGATCCGCGAGCTTCTGGAGACGCTCCTCGCGCTCCGCGGAATCGAGCTCGTGTCCGAGAAAGGGGCCTGACGGATGCCGCGGATCGAGGTCGCGAAGAGGTTCGACTGGGATACCTTCGTGCGGCGTTATTGGAACAAGCGCCCGGTGCTCTACAAGGGGACGTCCGCGTCACCCTTCGAGCTCGCGGATGTCTTCGACGCGGCGGCCGGTGCGACCCGGAGCTACTCGAAGCAGAGCTACTCCACGGACTCGCGCTCGAACCTCCAGTTCACGATCGACCGGGAGCAGCAGCTCTTCCTCGAGCCCTGGCTCCCGCGAGCGTCCGACGGTGCCCTGGAAGCCTATGAGGCCCGCGTCCTGGAGCGGTTGGGCTCGCGGAAGTATGCCCTCATCATCGCGAGCCTGTATTCCTCGGGATTCGGCCTCTGGTCCAAGGAGCGGGCCTTCTTCTCGGAGCTGTGGCGGCGCGTCGGCATGCCGCTGTCCGGAGCCATCACGACGCTCTTCCACGGCAACTATGAGCACAGCCCGGTGGGCGTCCACCTGGACCGCTTCACGACCTTTCTCTTCGCGCTGAAGGGACGCAAGCGGATGCGGTTCTGGCCGAAGAAGCCCTGGAGCGCGCCGGTGAGCACGATCCTGGACTACGTGCCCTACCTGAAGGAGTCGTT
Above is a window of Cystobacter fuscus DNA encoding:
- a CDS encoding JmjC domain-containing protein, translated to MRSGPDWETFVRCNWEKAPALLSLGHPVVPPAQAFRSLVTASEPFRHGTRFRALPDVRFFVENAQLRAPGKLLPGARERDVERYIRRASALLGHKAFQLLVEQPLLLDFSLWNDVRDFVRGLLERVGVPVLPIVSDLLVGNFARSPQGVAKRLHHSVFILVLHGRMRIRVWKKLWGDPPNETVGFDRHLSEATTLEAQAGDILYVPSRSFHLEECREPCMALRLWIPARGSRPTLVVKELLTKLMDHRLAHDHTVPYLEYSGRRRKGARSPVEPLERAARAFEEVARSPDLPQALRIIWARRVSACGLEPAPPPRELQPLDDSSLVRGAPRGHIVRMLDSSGQWIWAVNGHVFPGSGSAEAVQVLESLESGAALRVGELRRVARRGARRTEIRELLETLLALRGIELVSEKGA
- a CDS encoding RCC1 domain-containing protein, encoding MKTDGTLACWGANWEGQASPPTGVFAQVSMGINYGCGVKADGSLVCWGDDSKGQASPPAGTFTQVSTGYSHTCGVKTDGSLACWGDNLFGQASPPSGSFTRVSAGWERTCGVTTDGIIACWGNSGLHGIFDPPNPFIQVSTSSGYTCGLRVDGTLTCRAPFSTWNFPEDRFTQAASGGSVFCAVKTDGTLTCRGNSDYGQHLPPAGTFTQVSMAEHHACGVKTDGNLSCWGMNNYGEALPPPGTFLHVSTGQFHTCGVKLDGSITCWGAYQASPL
- a CDS encoding phosphotransferase, coding for MTVEDCLPTHLRGSTTTLTRIAAGLSGAAVYRVEASGQSFVLKIAGEAENEADWRGALHIQRLAADAGLAPRIVHVDEARRAVLTAFVADRSFSTFYRDPRTHEAALTQLGRTVRRIHALPLPADAIARDPRDLLAQIWDGLLAGFALPGFTVDVVRLVLAEDPLLHERVLVLGHNDLNPTNLIYDGEEILILDWAAAGTMDAFYDLAVLSVFLRMDEGTSLRLLSAYEGKEFVELPRRFLYTRRLAAALAGAFQLYFARQMKHTGATGTETLDSTPSLGEFYQRMQAGALKLGTADGHWGFGLALLKEGLAL
- a CDS encoding DUF6624 domain-containing protein, with amino-acid sequence MRSAAAKRHQPPGRDRKPRKEDSGLNREVRAQLLRLDRIDSVLRSQWVATGFKDRALERKLEALNTTAIDWLREVIALHGWPGRSLVGRAAADAASRLIQHADCSLAFQQRCLRLLKEAAARGEVPPRHVAYLTDVLRMRTGRKQLFGTKFRKQRGRLVPYPIERESEVDERRKQMELEPLRAYARRLERTYLPSPTRQR
- a CDS encoding dienelactone hydrolase family protein, with protein sequence MAVQAVDIKTPEGTLDARLYHPDGEGQWPAVLLITDAMGIRPAFEAMANRLAAAGYVVLLPNVYYREGRAPLPGLAEGSFTDEAVRKRIFGLISALTPERVKTDAAAQLDFLSAQSQVKGSRVGVVGYCMGGAIAVRLMADFPDRIVAAASYHGGRLATDEPSSPHLLASKLKGEVYFGHADQDVFMPAEAIARLEAALKSAGVKHQSELYVGARHGFAVEGMPVYDKDASERHWQTLLSLFGRTLKG